CGTgaccctttccccctcccttctctccctgaCTTTCGAGGTTTGTGCTCTCATCCTTGTAGCAGACATCCTTAGTGGAATGCCACAAGCCCTCTGGAGGATCACCAGCCTAAGAATGTGACATGGCAGTCAGCAAGGACCAGGTGATGGTCTTGTTTACAGTAATGAGCTATGTCTGTAGAGCAACACAGGCAGAGCTCCCCCCTTGATGGGCAGTGGGGGCAGCGGGGTTTTACCAGGATGATGCCACCCAGCTCAGCTCTTTGCAACATCTCGGTAAATCTCCAGCTATTAAACACACCCTAATTTCCACCACTTTATTTATAGTAattataaaatcacagaatagtttgggttggaagggaccttaaagatcatctcattccaacccccctgccatggtcagggacaccttcaactagaccaggttgctcaaaggcCCATCcaacacttccagtgatggggcagccacagcttctctgggcaacctgtgccagggcctcaccaccctcacagtaaagaatgtcttccttatatctaatctaaacctgccctctgtcagtttaaagccatttcctgAGCTGCTAATTTCAGTCTCTTGCAGGACTGCTCAGGATAGCCCAGCAACAAAAGTGATACAGAAGTGAAGGCTGGATTGATGCGTGGATGCAAAGAGCTGTtggttcatagaatcataatatgctgagttagaagggacccacaaggatcatcaagtccagctcttagccTCAgacaggaccatccccaagagtcacaccatgtgcctgagagtatcatccaaatgcttcttgaattcaggcttgatgctgtgaccagttctctggggagccttttccagtgcccaaccacccttcaggtgaagaacctttttctaatatccaacctgtGGAGAGGGAAACCCAGTCTGTTGGCTGCTTTTTGCCCTCCCCTGTTTGAGGTGCACAGCAGGGTCTTACCTCGGCGCTCAGTCTGCTCGCAGGCAGGGCCCCTGGACCCCGCATTACACTGGCAGGAGCAGGTGTCCCCCACCAAAATGGGTTCTCCATTGTTCTGGCACGGCCCACAGCGGCAGGCATTGAACTCCAACAAATATTCATCCAGAGCCCGTTTCAGGTTTTGCCGCTTGGTTTCCATGTCGCCAAGGTTGCTTCTGCGGAGAATTTCGTGGATGGGCTGCAGCTGCATAGGATGGAGATGGATAGCATGGAAACAATTTCAGCTGGGCATCACTGAGACGCTGTGACATTGCTGGATAAACTCAGGACTCGGGAAAAACTCATTTGTCTTCCTCGACAGCTGCATGTACATCATGCAAATGTGTTGCTGCGACTGATGGGCCCCAGTGAGAAACCACCGTTCCAAAACCTTCCTCATCTTAGAGGTTTGTGTGGGATTggcttctctggacatgctttGGAGTTTTAGTAGGGATTCAAATGATAAATTAAAACACCCCAGTAAGCCCATTTTTTGACTGATTTCTTAGTGCTGTCACAATCTCTGAGATTCTTGCatgctttttgcctttttgaagaaaatgttttggtaAGAGCTTTGGACAGAGGGACTCATCAAAATTTATTGCCAGCCTACCACTTACAGTGTCCAGATTGTGAAATAACCAGTAAATGCTGAGAATGAAGAATATCGCCTATGTATTTTTTGTCCTTTGATGTAGTGAAATGTACTGTCATGATGTAGTGAAATAATACTGTAACCTACAGCTTTAAGAATATAACTTGCTCATCATATTTCCAGTAGCAAAATCAAGTTCCTGTACACCAGCAAAAACAGTCCAGTTTGGGCAGCTGTAATTATAACTTGCCCAACTGACTAGTAATATTCAAATGAATATTAAAGGTAAAAGCTCAGGACTGTCTGAGAACAGTTATTTATACTTGTCCATCCATGCGTCTGTGCAAACACTGTGTCAAGGCCAGAAATTGGTGGAAACTATTCCTAAAGAAGAGCTGGGCATCATCTCATTGCACAAGGCATAGTGAGAGTGATTCATGGGGAGGATCAGGGTCAGCTGGGTTTTGGTAAGAGCTCTTAGGCAAATTTGCACAAGGCTGTTTAACAAACTGAGGGAACTGCAGAtaagagctgctgcagtggaCACGAGCTCTTATCGGCCGATTCGGTTGCAGAGTGACTgctcagctctggagcagccAACAGAGAGGTCAGCACATGGTTTACTGGAAAAGTGCAATAAATTTTGCCCTGCATTGATGGGAACTTGTGCAGAAAGGTGAATAACCTGCAGCTGGAACTGAAAGTGCTTCTACGCTATCAGAGCTTTCTGCCATCAGGGTGCTGCCCAGGAAGGCTTGCACAATCCTTCTTGCCCTGCCAGTAACACAGAtccattttcccttctcccactcTCTGTCAGAGGTTTCAAATGTGCTTTCAAATGAAGACAAGAGGGATAGAAGCAGCTGCATGTCCCTGCTGTGATGGAGGTCCTTCCCCCACACcccacagctgctctcctggaggaGACCAGTGATCTTGGCATCTTAGGATACATGTGGCACTGCTGACCACAGCTGAGGAGTTGTGGCCACCTCCTCATGTCTCTGCCATCTCTGTCCCTCAAGTATTTGTTTGTAGGGTTgctgctccctctccctttccatcTCCTCTGCTTGCACCCATCTCCTCATCTCAGAAACTATATTAGATGCTTCAGTGATCTTTCCATTTTATGGGGCTTTCAGTGAAACTAAAGGGAGAGTACAGCTTTGATGTTTTTTATGGCTACAGACCCTCTTTTTGGAGTGTGGAGAAAGACAGGACCCCCCTGGGAAAAcagccaggagctccctgctcTGAGGACTCCTGAGGGGGGTCTGTCTATGCAGAGCCTTTGCTGGAGGGTgtttaaaacaccttccccagccccctgcaaGTCGCCTGCTTATACAGGAGGGTGGACAGTGTCAGGGAGAATAATAGGAATGAATGCAACCACAATTCATTGTGAAGCTGTTTAGGAACACATCAAAAACTTAACTCGGCACTAATCCAGCATTAAGCTCCTTGTCCATCTCCCTGTGGATGAGGTCCATGGGAGATGTACTCCCCATTGTGAAATGAATAAGAGGTTACCAGATCAGTGGCCCATTACATTTAATCTTGTTCTGTGATGGGAtcacaataaaaatacaaaatgatCTGCTCGACTACACTTTCATTCCTTATAGCGGCAGAGTTTCTTCAACTGCAGAAAAGCCTTACCTCAAAATCAATAACAGCAGGATTATATTTTAATGACCTTCCCCAGTGACGATACATATTGCCATCCCAACTGTTTAAGAGCCCTCCGCTGTAACTGGTATCTCCCCCTCTAATCCGAGGAATAATATCTTCCACAACTGCACTGTGGCTCTCACGATCTGAAAAGTTGAATTACACACATATTATTTAGTTACTGTTTCCACACATGCAGTAGAAGCTGCTTAATGGAGGTGAGATCAATCGTGCAGGGGGCTATCAGTGAGCTGCCTCCTGGAATCGATGGGAGCTCAGTGTTCCCTGCTTGTGGGGTGAGCCCTGCCACTTTATCACGAGGTAGTCAGTGACAAGATAAGCATCCCAAATGTTTTAAGGTGATAAGACCTGAAGAGCCTGCACACCTCCAGCCTTGGTTTTCAGTTAGGACATGGGCAATAGATCACACTGTCTACATCTCCTTAAGTAATGTACAAATTTGGGATTTCCTACCCCCTTTGAGTATTTTTCTTAGTCAATTTTGACTTTTTACTAGTTGCCATGTTGCTTTTGCCATGCATGCCCAGTCTGTCATTGCTATAAGGACTGCAGCCTTCCAGCCACCCCACTGCCTCTATTTATATGTGCTTCTAATCCAGGTATTGTTACATTCATTCCTGCTCTTTAAAGAGCAACCAGGAATCCTGGAGACCTGAACTCAAAGTTGCTGTGGTCCCACCATGTCTGACAGATGGCACCAgagctttctttttcattccttgTGTGACCCTGCTTGAATCTCCATGCCCAAGTGACCAGAAGAAGTGACACAGAAGATGCCTTAACAGACATCTGCCATGATATCATACCAGTTTTCAGAAATCCTTTCTTTTGGCAGTCAGAGTATGACACAGATGCACCCAGATCCAGTTTATTCTCACTGGCTGTAAGGCCAAGTGACAGGCCAATACAGGCCTCGATCTCCTCACCTGTGACAGCtgcaaaacaaaggaaacaggTAAATTCAGTGACTCATGCTGAGTGGAAGGATGTTAATTTTCCTACTTGTTTTCTTCTATTACTGAAGAAAATAGTTGCTTTCGTGGCCTGTATTTCAAAGTCAAGAGCTATTCTGGGCATAGGACAGTGAAGAAGATAGTacttttttataaaaattgtttcttaGAAAACATTAGAAGTAAATATCTTAACACAAGGCTTTGGGCATGTATGTCCTTGTTTGatctatatattttaaaacaaaccattATTTTTTTACAGGCTAACTCATAATTAGGGTAaagctgggaacagcagctgaaatcAATAGATCTTCACTAATTTTCCTGAACTCAGGATCTGACCCACCTGTTGGTGGCTTAAGTAGCAACTTGCAGGTTTGTGTGCTTAGAGCTGCTAGAGCCTTCCTGGTGCTgggctgctgccaccagcactgccacataCATCAAGAAAATATGTAACTGGAGAGCCATGAAGTGACTGcagaggggaagaagggaaCTAATGAGATGGTTTCACCAAGGTAAGCAATGTGCATATTTCATACAGCCAGGTTTTATGTAAGCACTTCAGTGtactgcaaataaaataactaCTCTTTAGTAGTTAAAAAGTCCATTGATTTCTATAAGTACGAGTATTGTAAGTAATAGGTAACTTTTATATTGCTCTTTTTTGTCAAAGAACCTTACAATGTTTTACAAAGCAGCCTGGTGATCAATACCATGGTATTGAAAGGGAAGCACAGAGGTCAGTGGGGTTAGTGCATCGTGACTTAACGGTCTGAAGATGGAATCTCCATCCGagtcccagcctggagcattgTCTGCTGAACTGCCTCACCCCAGCAGTTCAGTGGTTTGAAGTGGAAGGGAACTTTAAAGGTCAACATCCCCTGCATTGAGCAGGGACACATTcaactagagcaggttgctcagagccccatacAACTTGACCTTGGATGTTTCCAGGGAGGGGGCATGCACAGAGTAAATTAGAAAGAGTCTTAATATATTCtgattaattaaaaatgcagcagTAAATCTTACCACTTGAGCACGTTTAACTATcgcaccacctctctgggcaacttgtgccagtgcctcactaccctcattgtaaaaatatttcttctttaatcTAAATTGACCTTctcttagtttaaaaccatcatCCCTTATCTTATCACAACAAGCCCTGACAAAAAGTTTGTCCTCATCTTTCTTATAGGCCCCTTTTAAGtgctggaaggccacaattatgACACCTGAAGCCTTCTCCAGACTGAATGACCgaaattctctcagcctttcctcataggagaggtgctccatccctctagtCATCTCTGttgacctcctctggactcgctccgACAgttccatgtctttcctgtgctgggaaccccAGAGCTGAGTACAGCACCTGAGAGGCAGAATctcctccctcaacctgctgcccacactgctttcgGTGCAGCCTGGGACACCACTGGCTTTCTaggctgtgagcacacattgctggctcatgtccagcctccagcctctcatccatgAGGAAGGGGCTACAAGTCCCAGATTCAAACTGGTGACAGCTAAAGCATTCTCAAGACTTCAGTGGGAATTGCATCCCATTGCAAAACTGGGCCCTTGAGAAAGATTAAATGTGTGGCACTCAATTACTTGTACTAAACTGTTCAACAGTTGTAAACACAGTGGGTAAAGTTCATTCACCCAAAGCAATGTGAGTGATTGCTTATATTGGTGTTGGAGTGCCATAAAATTAAACTTGAGGAACACCCTGATTAATTGATTTGCCATGGCTCCCATTGAGTAATTATGTTCAGCGAGGGTCTGTCAATACAATTTGCTATTGGTTGCAGCAAGATCGGGTCTTGATAAATGAAAAGTGGTTATCATTGCAAAAGGGTGGTCATAGTAAATATTGGCACTTGAGGGGGGAGTCCTGAtaggttttttttatatgatATAATTTGTGATAGTTAAATGTGCTCAAGTGATAAGATTTACTGCTGCATTTTGAATTAATCAGAATATATGAAGACTCTTTCTAATTTACTCTGTGCATAATGTTTCTCCCATAAATGTTCTTGTAATATGTGAACACATTATACTGTTTTCTGCTAAATAATAGAACCATAAcaatctattttaaaaacaagtaatgaaaaatattgatGGCAGAGCAACAAGGGACCTCTTTctgacatatgtatttatttcactCATGACCACATCCATATAAGCCCTTGCAGCCTGAAAGCTAGAAATGGGTCTGGCAGCAAAACTGCAgtcctgagctctgcagtgtggtCTATTCCCAAGTATCTAAACAGAGAAGgtgatttaattttcaaaattcagGTTGTCTGAATGCCTAAAGTCCATCTCATGTCTGTGCTGAGCTAAATGCTCAGTGGCCACCTAAAGCTGTCTCTCATTTAAGGAGGACTCAGCCAAGGGGTCTTTTTCCTGGGCATGTGTTTTAGTCGCTGGTCTATGAAAAAAGGAATATTCTCTCTTGCAGTGCATTTAACACACAGCCTTGTGAGCTAGGTGGGCTCTCAGGGTGCAGTGGTTGTTCTAAAGCAGGTGCCATGTTCCTCAGCCCTGTGGGGACTCAGCGATACATCTCCAGGCATCTGCAGAGCTTCACGCTCATCTTATGAAGCTCTAATTTTAAGATCTGAGCACTTATATCCTGATCCTGACCATTCCTCAGGGAAGGAGGATAATCCTCTTGCAAACACAGCCTTCAAGCATGGCTGTGATCAACATTAGAAAAATCAGGGATTTTTTACTAAATGCTTTTAGACTGTGGCATATCAGACACTTGCAGGTGGGTCCTTCTGGGTCAGCGTCGTGTGACATAGAGCTCTGCTGACTTGGTAAATGTGGACTCACTAGCACAGCCTGGATTAGATGAAAAATACACAGTGGTGCTACATTAGAATGAAAATTACATCCCTACTGGGgcacatttttgtcttttgctgAACTTCAACATCCTTCTTTCCCAAGATAAAGCATCTCGTAGCAATAAATCTCCCCCTTATATACACAGCAAACACAAGATAAAGTAAAATAACAGCCTCCCTCCACATGCTTTTGATTCACTCTTCCTTTGAAATTGGCAGCCTGCTTCCTAAAGACTTGCTTGCCAAGACCTTGTTCACTTCTGTATCACTCACTCTTCAAAGTGAAGAAATGATTTGAAGAAGCATCACATTTCCAAACATTAGAGGTTTGGGAACTTGATGAAAATTCTCTGAATTGGTGATTTCTTGTAGAATTGGCATGGTTAACACTCAATATGGAGTGCATAGTTATCCTAGTGCTGCTGGTACCAAACCGTTTCAGACCAGAGGCAGAATTTGGGGCAGAACCATGGAAATTATAGGAATTAATGGAATTACAGGAATTTGCACCAACTGCAGCAATTTGCACATGTTGTCCAAGATCACGGTTTCCTTCTGCATACATGTCCAGCCTGGAGTTACCAAGGCAGTTACCTGGGTACCCTCTGCAGAGTGGTGTGATGGTCCATAGGGAAAGTGGGATCTATTGCATTGTTGACACCTTTACAAAAAGTTGGCAATCTGGTTAGTGTACTAAAGTACCATATTATTATTCTGCATCTTACGTTTTTTATGAGGAAAAATGTTATGCTTTGGTTCACCAGTAATGGCTATTCTTGCATTCTAGATATCTATGGTAGGTATTTTATCTAATTGAGATTCAAAGGTGTGGCTCTCCAGCCTCATCCACTCTAATTTGTTGAGAATTGGAGCTAACAGAGGTCTGTTAGTCTTCAGATATGACACTGAACAGAGTAAAGTGGTAGAGGTACTGCCAAGTACAGTGTGCTATTTCCATTTACAGAAAATTGCAGCCTTCACTATGAACAGGCTAAAAAGTGAGTGGGCTGGCTTGCTGTACTCTGGATGAGTTTGCAAACCTTGAGCATTCATGAGAATGGCCAGAACAAAGACTATAAGAAATAGGAGAAGATTGGCAAGTGACACTGAAAAAATGGAGAAGATAATGCTCAGGTTCCTTCTTAAACTACCAAAACCTCACCCAGATACTTCTGACATTAGACTGGGAAGCACATTTTGTGACACTCAAGCTAATCCCCTGCCATGTGGCCAGTAGTGCATCCATCTCGTGAATGTGTGGATACCCCTATGTCATCCCCCCCATGCATTTTTGGGCTTGTGATGAGTATGTGTCTATCATGTGCTGGGATGGACCAGACAGCTCAGCAAAGACGTGCTGATGAGCACCCACCCTCCCAGGGCCCAGGGAGCAGATGGCTGTGGAGATCCACCCCTCGGTCACCAGGTTGGAAAGAGCTGGTTTAGAGCAGAAAGTTGAGAACAGAGAATAGCTTCTCATTTTCTAACCTTTTCTTCGCATTTCCTCCTTATTAATGACGAGGATGTACTCAAAGATACCTCCCATGGTACCAGATGTCATGAAATGGGTGCCATAGTCATTGATAAATTTGGCATACATGCCATAGTTGTAGGTGTCTGGAAGctcctgcagggagagcagtaCATCTTCATGCAAAACAATGTTGTCCCTTCTCATCTTGAAACGGGCTGTCTGCACCTTTGTCACAGCTCTAATGAATGCAAGGTCCTGcaggtaaagaaaaaagaagctgcagtcaacattcatttaaaaaaataaatttctcgTCTTTAGGCTTGCAGAGGAAAGCCTGAGTCTCTGACTGTCAGTGTATATTGAAGGCATGAAAACAAGCCCAggtttaaatgaaagaaattgtAATTCATTTTCTAGAGTCTTTTTTCTTATGTGCTGTGGAGGTTGAGGACAAAGCCGTGGTGTTGGATGCTACGAGGTTTTTTACTGATGTGTGAGGCTCAACTTGGTTTTCCTCCATTCTCTGTTTctgctatttctttttctggtttcttttccATAGTGTTTAttcccttttgcttttttcacaATCTCAACCAGTGATACAGGACAAGGGTGAAGGCAAGgcaagcccagcccagcccaactGTGGGGAAATACCCTGGCCAGGAAGATGCTGATGGGGGAGGATTTCCTGGATATACCAACAGATCCACAACTCCACCTCTAGATTAGCCACTGCCTCGGACAAGGCTCCAGTGCAACCAGAACAGCCCTTTAAATGATTCCTCCAGTAACTGATCATCATTTAGCTACAAACATTGTGTGAGTCTGGACAAGGGCACAGTAAATACTATAATGGTGCTCATTTCAAACAGCTTTTAAGGGCATTTTAACTCAGAACACCATCAAAGTAATTCttctttattgttttctgtCAGCAGCCACACGAGAAGTGGAGATGGGGCACGGTAAATGTGGGAAATACCAGCACTCATGTTATTAGATTGGAAAGAGGTCATCACAGCTAGTCCATGATGTAAGCCCGCTGTGAGAAGTGCACCCTATTACCAGGtactatttttttcagcacagtaTTTTAACCTCCCATAAAAAGTAGCATATTTCCCCATCATAAGGCAGCTTGTATTAATTTGAACAAGATATATTTGCTACTGGAGACCATTCCCTGAGGACTATTGTTTGGATCAGCATCTTGATATTTCCTCCTCCCTCATTGTCacttttaagcatttttttatttatgtgctTAATGTAGCCATGAAACAGAATGGGGTGAGATGACATGTGTTGTGGCACTTCGTAATTCAATTTTATTCCCACTCCCTGTTTGCTAAAACATACAAAGAACAGCAAACAGGATTACTGACGATCATACATTTGCAATTACATGAACAAATTAAGGTACAATTACTGTGTTAAAAAATGCAATTGAGAGAATAAACTGACATAAGTTACAGCCAGACCATGTGATGCACAGATGATACGACTGGAGCATATGTATCACTGatttggttgggattttttacCTTTGCAGTGTATTCCGTGAAATTCTTCAGGGATCCTTTGGCACCTGATAAAGTGAGGCCCAGGTTTACCAGTATACCTGAACCTGCAGGCCCAATTCCAATGGTAAAGCCCATTGTTTTGGATTTATGATTTTTAAGGGCATCAAGCAGATCCTTTGAATCGTCGTAAAACTCAAAAGTGAATCCAGAATCAGCATGAGCCTAAAATGAAAGGAGCAGACATTAATTTTTTCAGGtacttctcttcctttttaatCTTCATTTCTTCGAGGAGCTGATAGTGCCTCTGCTTGAAGCCCGTGATGCTCCTGACAGCACCGGCATTGACTTCAGTGAATGTGGAATAAGGAATTAAGTCACATGACATCTCATTTGGAAATATGTGAGAAATGTGGATAAAGCCAAGCATTTTGCTTCATCTATCTCCAAGCAGGGGAGAGGTTTGTGTTTAGCTACTCAAAACCAGAACTGGTAATGTTACCTATTAAGATAGCTTGACACTTCCCATTATAAAACCTTCCTTCCAGTTCCTTACAGCTCTGCCAAATCCTAATGATttggactgattttttttttttctctccagcctGCTTCTGAATgaatttatttaggaaaaaaattcaacagcCATTTATGGTGGCAAgaccagaaaacaaacattgtTTTGCCTCTGTTTTAGAGAAGTGACCTTTTTCTTGACAGCTTTACCTTGCTGGTGCGTGGAATTGAGCAGTCTTGCTGAATCTGGGCTGTACTATTTGCCGGCTCTGTAAAAAGCCAGCCCCAGTGTTCAAACTGGGGACCAAGGGGCACAGGGGACTCTGCCTGCTAGGAGGACATGAAAGATGCTTGCATTGAGTCTGTGGCCTTAATATTTCCTAGGAATAATGTGTTTTCAGTCGTTCATGTCAAAAAGTATGATGGATGTTTCACAGTGTGGCGAAGGCACCCACTGACGATGTGGGAGACCCAGGCTGAACCCCTGCTCTACTAAGATCAGTCTCCAACATCATATGTGACCTCATGGACTACAGGTATTGTGATACACGGTAATAGGTTTCAGGATCCCTGTCTCACTCAGAATTTGGATTTATGTCCTTTGTAGCCATGCCATAGACTTAAAACACTTTCAAAGATTGAACCAGCAGCATCGTTACAGTCTTACACATGGCCACCAGCATCCCTAGAGAGGTGAGTGGCTTGTGCAAGCTCTACAGCTCATTAATAGCAGAATTTAGAGAAAGCCCATTTCTCTTAGCTCTGACTAGGCCAGAGTAAGCAGTGGCAATGCCTGGGTGATAAAGCATGTTAGTTCCTTGATGTGCCATAAAACAGCATTTATATCATCGATTGCCTGTTTTCTCAGCGACAGCTGGGGAAAGGTAACTTGAAAGACAACCTGTAGTGAATGATAAAATGTATTCGATATCTGTAGGAAGTCTGGCTTTTTACTGGGAAATCACTGCTAAATTTGACCACTCAAAGCACTTACTAGGAATTGGTATATGTGAAAGTTGTAAGGTTTGCGGAAATACTTCTCGTCATCCCCGTAGTACAGACGTTCGCAGGCAGCATCGTACTTCAGCTCCCGCCACTCTCCGTTGTAGACATACTCACAGTGGCCTCCAAAAAACTCAGGATCGTATACAAACTGTCTCTCTTCCTGTGTTAGGATATTGTATCTTGGAAAGAAATAGCATTCAGAAAGTTATCCATCATTCCTGTTTTATTCCCTCAACAGTCTCTGTCATAGGCTCTCCTGACACTACAGGTTATCTAGCCTCGAGTTTCCTGAGGAATTTAAATAGAACTTAAAATTGGGTTGGGTTTGCTCTCTTGTTGCtatctccttcccaaagctaACAGACATTACAGACAAACAACCATTTTAATTCCAAAACATTAGTTTGGACTCATATGCTAGAAATGGAAGAAATCAGTTAAGTTGTTCAGCCCCTCCCAGCATATACAGTTATGAAAGTCCCAAAGTCCTGGAATTCCTTCAGGTCTCCCTTTAGCCTAATGTATCTCACTGTCACAAAGTGCTTCCTGGCATTtcatataattattttctatCTTAATTTCATCTCTTTCGTTTTAATAATGGTCCCATTTCTCAGGGCGGTTAACACTCTCCCTA
This genomic window from Pseudopipra pipra isolate bDixPip1 chromosome 9, bDixPip1.hap1, whole genome shotgun sequence contains:
- the C8A gene encoding complement component C8 alpha chain, whose translation is MWWSQCQLSLLILSICPLVLMARQATALVCEEPEALPTQRRSSRDVNSPAPVDCQLSQWSGWTDCFPCQEKKHRYRRLVQPARFAGRRCAGHLWDEQTCHAETTCTEPPSCGKDFRCEETGRCIKRHLVCNGERDCRDGSDEENCEDEDTESPCKDLFPVPGSIKAVQGYNILTQEERQFVYDPEFFGGHCEYVYNGEWRELKYDAACERLYYGDDEKYFRKPYNFHIYQFLAHADSGFTFEFYDDSKDLLDALKNHKSKTMGFTIGIGPAGSGILVNLGLTLSGAKGSLKNFTEYTAKDLAFIRAVTKVQTARFKMRRDNIVLHEDVLLSLQELPDTYNYGMYAKFINDYGTHFMTSGTMGGIFEYILVINKEEMRRKAVTGEEIEACIGLSLGLTASENKLDLGASVSYSDCQKKGFLKTDRESHSAVVEDIIPRIRGGDTSYSGGLLNSWDGNMYRHWGRSLKYNPAVIDFELQPIHEILRRSNLGDMETKRQNLKRALDEYLLEFNACRCGPCQNNGEPILVGDTCSCQCNAGSRGPACEQTERRGGVTDGRWSCWSGWSPCQAGTSRRSRQCTNPAPQNGGQPCTGRALQSRAC